The genome window tccacctggtcatgctgctgctccagtttcaactgttctgcctgcggctatggaaccctgacctgttcaccggacctgctaccttgtcccagacctgctgttttcaactctctagaggcagcaggagcggtagagatactctgaatgatcggctatgaaaagccaactgacatctaCTCCTgatgtgctgacctgttgcaccctctacaaccactgtgattattattatctgaccctgctggtcatctacgaacatttgaacatcttggccatgttctgttataatctccacccggcacagccagaagaggactggccacccctcatagcctggttcctctctaggtttcttcctaggttctggcctttctggggagtttttcctagccaccatgcttctacacctgcattgcttgctgtttggggttttaggctggatttctgtacagcactttgtgacataagctgatgtaagaagggcttcataaatacattttaaaatcattaaaaaagtattattatttataaccttgtcaacgtcttgactataattcctattcattttgcaactcattttatttatgttttcatggaaaacaaggacgtttcttcgtgaccccaaacttttgaacagtagtgtacatcaGTGGACCCTGCTGaggagaggacggctcataataatggttaGAATGGAGTGGAAGGGCTGGAattgagtgaatggaatggtatccaaCACATGaaattgataccattccattacctccattctggccattattatgacccgtcctcccctcagcagcctctactGGTATACACAATCAACTACAAACTGAGGTTGACTCAACGATTGTGTCTGTTCAACTATACCTATCTTAAGTCTATGGTACAAAGACATGAATAAGGGCAGAAGGAAATTAATATTCTGGAATGAATGGAGGCAAACATCCACCGTCGTCCCTCAGCATAGTGCATTTCGTTGGCCGGCACAGCCGCCACTCAGAAAACAGTGTAGCTGTTGGACTCTCCATATCCAGCCTCTTGCAGGTACTGCTCGATGTTGATTGGCTCAGGCACCTTGAGGACTTTGTCGTTGGCACTCTTCTCTCCTGACTGGAGCTTGCGGTCGACCTCAGCCAATGTGGCGCGATCCTGCTCCTTCCATTGGCAGCAGGCCTTTATGATGGAGTACCTGTGAGAAGGGTGGGCGTGGTTAAGGGGGAATAGAGGTATATCTCAGTCATAAAGACAGAGGATAGAGGACATTGTATCTGTCTGTCCCATTATGGCGTCTGTGAGAGCATGGGCATGAACTCgtccattttcttcttctactacttctatgagttggtaaacaaactgaaagggtgcatactgccacctggagcgtgttgtttgaacaggtataaagccaaggtttgggatttactgccacctgcagttatggaatgtttgctcacaaGCACAGGTGAAAGTAGAATTAATTTCTTCCTGGTACGGGACCTCCTATAAGCACGTGCATAAATCATTTTATGTGCTTAATCATTACTTACATATAGAATCCCTAttcatttaataggatctctgtgggcctaGTCGTAAAAATTTGTCAATTAACTTTTAcaatgtattaccttttattgtggcataaacacaaccagtcatgatgttttcctctgattgtcaaacaatcacttcaaaggGCTCCTTTACTAGGCTATCTATGCACGTGAATCTGTTACACAAAACACCACAAAGTGTAATGACATAAGGCAAGAACTTATGCGTCCACTGCTGTCTGTTCTCATCTCGGTGTCGGACACTCATCTTTGCCGTGCCAAATTCTTGTGTTCTCGTCGAACCACATCACATTTTGGCTATACCACCCGTTTTCAAGTCAGTTCGCTCATTTTTCATGCCTCTGACATTCGGTAATGATAAAAAAGAGGTGGAAGAGCCTACATTTTTCTTacattttgttttaattattgcGATATGCTCATTCGTGTTTTACCGGTACGGTGTACCCCAACTATTTATTTTGCCAGGACGCCGTACCGCCTTACCCTGCTCATAAGTATATTTCATTGGCCGATCCCTCCTGATcacctggatggaattatgtgacccttccttaacccataggaagtcccacccagttgactacttcaaaatggtgaaattcctcaatggtgctgcccatactaaaacaggcttttaggaactagagtcctctatctatctctttgATCTCAGTCTAAAGAAGCTCCCTCTCCTGGCAATAACACAGTAATAATAGTGCTGTATAATGGATAGTTACAGTGAGTTGGAGCAGTTGGCTGGCTTTCTCAGTGTTTTCCCTCTCTGGTGAAACTGTAGAAGCTCGTTGACGGAGATATCTGAAAACGGAGCATcacctgagagagggagaaagagagaaagaggggagagaaggaaaggTTAATGACACAAATTAGAGATTGtagctcagagaaagagattataTCAGAATGAATAAGAGTGGTTGTTATGTGTATTATTGGCCAAAAGGGGCACTCAAAGTCAGAAGAATAGATTTCATGTAACTCACCCAAGGTCGCCATTTCAAACAACAAGATGCCAAATGACCAGCTAGTGAGAGAAAGACAAACATGTATCAGTGTATTTTGCATATCTTGAAAATTGATTGAAATGTCAGCATAGACTAAGTAGAGTAACTCACACGTCACTGCTATGATTGGCAGGCCTCCTAGCCAATAGCTCGGGGGCCTGCCATTTCTTCATGCCAGGAACTTCAGTCTGAGTTGCTCCCTGGGTATTCCTGGTGTAGACCCCGCCCAGTCCCCACAGCTTGGCCGTCAGCTCCCGGCTGACCAATATGCTGTGAGCACGGACGTTGCCATGAAGTAGGTCTCGGCTGTGGAGGAACTCCTGATTGGATGACAGGGGATAATGTGAGGTCAATGGTCAGAGGTTAAAGCTCTGGGACAGTATCATATCTCAACATTTGTCAATTATTCCCTTTCATTCAATTAGTCTCTAAAGTCCACAGTGACTTTGTCCTCTTGTTTCCTTTCCCTCTTCTGTACAGAATACACAGGACAGGTGCAGTATACTGACATACAGGAAACCTAATATGGTAcatacagtaatacacaggacagGTGCAGTACACTGACATACAGGAAACCTACCATGGTACATAATACACAGGACAGGTGCAGTACATGGACATACAGGAAACCTACCATGGTACATAATACACAGGACAGGTGCAGTACACTGACATGCAGGAAACCTACCATGGTACATAATACCTGTGTATTATGTACCATGGTAGGTTTCCTGTATGTCAGTGTACTGCACCTGACATACAGGTAGGTTTCCTGACATACAGGAGACCTACCATGGCATTCAGCTGACCAAATCAATGCAGAGAAGGAAAATACATAAGCAGAGGAAGCCACTGTGGAAAATACATAAGGACAGGAAGCCACTGTGGAAAATACATAAGCACAGGAAGCCACTGTGGAAAATACAGAAGCACAGGAAGCCACTGTGGAAAATACATAAGCGCAGAAAACCGTGGAAAATACATAAGCACAGGAAGCCACTGTGGAAAATACAGAAGCACAGGAAGCCACTGTGGAAAATACATAAGCACAGGAAGCCACTGTGGAAAATACAGAAGCACAGGAAGCCACTGTGGAAATTACAGAAGCGCAGAAAACCGTGGAAAATACATAAGGACAGGAAGCCACTGTGGAAATTACATAAGCACAGGAAACCACTGTGGAAATTACATAAGCACAGGAAGCCACTGTGGAAAATACATAAGCACAGGAAACCACTGTGGAAAATACATAAGCACAGGAAACCACTGTGGAAAATACATAAGCACAGGAAGCCACTGTGGAAAATACATAAGCACAGGAAACCACTGTGGAAAATACATAAGCACAGGAAACCACTGTGGAAAATACATAAGCACAGGAAGCCACTGTGGAAAATACATAAGCACAGGAAACCACTGTGGAAAATACATAAGCACAGGAAGCCACTGTGGAAAATACATAAGCACAGGAAACCACTGTGGAAAATACATAAGCACAGGAAACCACTGTGGAAAATACATAAGCACAGGAAATCACTGTGGACTTTTGAGACACAGCACACACATCTTTCAAGATCCTTTCTGATCCTAATTATGGAAAAGCAAACAAGGTAAAGAGATGTTAGTAGTAGACAATGAGGAGGTCAGGATGGGGCATGTTCATGTTTGAACATGGGCAGGTTCATGGTTTGATGGTTTGAACATGGGGCAGGTTCATGGTCTGATGTGGTTTGAACATGGGGCAGGTTCATGGTTTGATGATGGGGGATGTTCATGGTTTGATGATGGGGGATGTTCATGGTTTGAACATGGGGCAGGTTCATGGTTTGATGATGGGGGATGTTCATGGTTTGAACATGGGGCAGGTTCATGGTTTGAACATGGGGCATGTTCATGGTTTGATGATGGAGGATGTTCATGGTTTGAACATGGGGCATGTTCATGGTTTGATGATGGGGGATGTTCATGGTTTGAACATGGGGCAGGTTCATGGTTTAAACATGTTGATTTCTGTGGCAGAAACACATTAAGCCAACATATTACCATAGTCTACTCACCAGAGCAGAGGCTACCTGTTTGGCCATGGTAAATATACGTCTCTCTGTGATCTCACATGGAGGGTCCCCGCCCACACCATCCTGACATAACACACAAAGAGAATCAATTTATACCCCAAAACATCCTTATCACAAACAGCTCCTAATTTTACTATAAATAATGGGCTAGTAGAGACAATGTCTCATGGGTAATGTGGTTCCTACCTGTCTGCACCGCCACAGGAAGCTGAGCAGATCTCTGTTCTCTAGCTCCTCAACAACGGTAACTAGGGGCACACGCAGAGAGACCACGCCCAGGAGCTCCGGCAGGAAGGGGTGTGGCCCCAGCTGGGACAAGAAGGAAGCAAAGCCCAGGAAGTTGTGCCTCTCTGTGGCGCTCGCAGAGTCTGAGggagagtaggaggagaggaagatTAAATTACCTGCCAACATGCTGTGTGAAAACGGCCTTCCAAAGCCTTTGATAAACAACTGCTATGGCTGAACATATTTTGTCTGTAT of Salvelinus alpinus chromosome 4, SLU_Salpinus.1, whole genome shotgun sequence contains these proteins:
- the styk1b gene encoding tyrosine-protein kinase STYK1b; the encoded protein is MSSMSEADSRCKPGDTICNISVYEQEVIIVPILLLASFLVMLVFIILLRYCPEKVDRIRPQNTVATSRSQRSRRQLHGIDAPLGINPLEHETIALDAPSYSTFSPTHSHPSSNCLSFSVRTPSLPPIPPPKTFTTSSPSSPLPQALTPSFTPMVQPRELPRQRLPESFNLVASLPAAFSLRSDKAVSLYRARMDNRNAVLRVLNDSASATERHNFLGFASFLSQLGPHPFLPELLGVVSLRVPLVTVVEELENRDLLSFLWRCRQDGVGGDPPCEITERRIFTMAKQVASALEFLHSRDLLHGNVRAHSILVSRELTAKLWGLGGVYTRNTQGATQTEVPGMKKWQAPELLARRPANHSSDVWSFGILLFEMATLGDAPFSDISVNELLQFHQRGKTLRKPANCSNSLYSIIKACCQWKEQDRATLAEVDRKLQSGEKSANDKVLKVPEPINIEQYLQEAGYGESNSYTVF